The following is a genomic window from Balneola sp..
ACACTTCGAGCGCTTGAGGAAGCTATCTTAAATTTTGCCGGTTGCGTAGTCGTTATTTCTCACGACAGGTGGTTCCTCGATAGAGTTGCAACGCATATTCTGGCTTTTGAAGGAAACAGTCAGGTTTATTGGTTTGAAGGAAATTATCAAGAGTATGAGGAAAACCGAAAAGAGCGACTTGGGATAACAGAAGATCAGCCTCACCGCATCAAATACAAAAAGTTAATGCGCTAATTTTCTTAAAAAGACTCTTAAAGAATTATAAATTGCGGCCGATAAGAGATTAATATACTCTCACTTAAGAAGAGGCTATTCAACTAAAAAACCGGTATGATGCACAACGAACCGAAAAAAGAGCGGCTTGATGTAAATCAGAAAATGGTCGCTTTATGTGTTTTTGCGGCCATTTGTGCTTTGTCACTAATCCTCATTGTAAACCTCTCCATTAATACGCTATCCGGTATTCGGGCGTACGTGGCCGGTGAGGGCTATTGGGCAAAGGCTCAAAAAGAGTCTATCATTCACCTTTCCAACTATATCCTTACGGAAGATGAAGAAGAGTTTGACAGTTTTAAAAATGTACTGAGAGTTAACCTCGGAGATAAAGTGGCTCGTCAGGAGCTGCTTAAAGATGAATTTGATTACGAGGTTACTTATCAGGGATTTTTAGAGGGCAAAAATCATCCCGATGATATTCCCCAGATGATTGATGTTTTCCGGCGCCTACAGTGGACCCCGCAAGTTCAAACTTCTATTGACGCCTGGACTAAAGCCGATTTAAAGCTTGAGCAGCTAGTCCAATTCGCTGATTCAATACGTCTCGAAATTCAAAGCAGAGATGTCCCCCTCATACAAAAAGCAGCCTGGGTGACGGAACTTGAAGAATATGATTATGAGCTAACCAGCCTTGAAGTTGCTTTCTCTAATTCTATGGGAAATATGGCTCGGTTGGTGAACACAATTTTACGGTGGAGCGTAATTTTTCTTGGACTCTTGCTCCTGAGTATTGGTATTTGGCTGACGTATCGCTTTTTAAATAGCACAAAAAAGTGGATGCAAACACTGAAAGAGAGTGAAGAGAAGTTCAAAAATGTGCTTTCAAACTCTCGAGACATACTCTATAAAATGAACCTTGAGACTAAAGAGTATGAATACTTTAGCCCTGCTTTAGAAAATATGCTAGGCTACAAGGAGAAAGATTTTTTAAAGGGTGGTCTTGAATTTACGCTGTCCAGAGTACACCCCGACGACAAGAAAGAAATGGATGATGTTGTTGACTCATATGATGAAATCAACAGCTCAAACTTTCTTCCAACGGTAGAATTTCGGCTTAAAGATATTGAAGGAAATTGGGTTTGGGTAAGTAACGTGCGGACTTTGGTGAAAGATGAAGAAGGTAATCCTGAGGCTATAGTCGGAACAGTTCGGGATATTTCAAACCGTAAAAAACAAGATCAGAAGCTAGAGAAATCCCTCGCAGAGAAAGAAGTTCTATTGCAGGAAATTCATCACCGGGTGAAAAACAACCTGGCAATCATTTCAAGTTTATTGGAGCTTCAAAAAGAAAATATCAGCGAAGAAATGCAAGAATTGCTGACTTCAAGTCAGTCGCGTATTAAGTCTATTGCCAAAGTACATGAGAAGCTCTACGAATCCACAACCCTATCCGATATCCACTTGGATGTATATATAGAAGAGCTGGCCAATGAGATCAAAAAAGCTTACACCAGCAAAGAAAAAGACATTGAGCTTTCTTTGGACGTCTCGTCACTAAATGTGGACATAAACGACGCCATTCCAATTGGACTCATATTAAATGAGTTGATTAATAATGCGTTCAAGCATGCCTTTAACGGTTTTGACAAAGGTATTATCAAGATTTCTTTGCAAGAGAAAGGTGATGATATGGAATTGGTTGTTGCCAATAATGGCAATAAACTAGCTGATGATTTTAACCCTGAGGAAAGTGATTCTCTTGGCATGACGCTTATCAAGGTGTTGATACAAAAAATAAATGGTTCCCTTGAAATCACAAGTGACGAATGGACCAGCTTCAACATCACCTTCAACCTGGATAAATAGGCTATATAATCCGTTTATTTCGATGTCCCTAAGCTGTGAGAGCCTTTTAACTGCTCAACGAATTCTAATTCCAGCCGAAATTGATTATCGGTATTAAACTCATAATCAGCATCCAGTTGAGCCAATAAAGATTCAATAATCTGCATCCCTAAACCATTTTGGTTTTGCAGATTTCCGCGGTCATACCCTTTTCCGTTATCTTGGTAAACAACATGTATTTTTTCGGCTTCCCGGTGTATTGACAGAGTAATGCGGTTGATTTCCTGCTCAACATCCTCAAACGCATATTTAGCAGAGTTGGTCGCTAGTTCGTTAATTAACAGACCCAATGGAATGGCTTGATTAATGTTCAGTGATTCACTGTCAATCTTAAGCTTGTGATCGATAGATTGACCCCCAATTTGCATATTTTCTTTAATTCCCTTCAACAACTTGTCGTAATAAGTGTGCAAATTCACCTTGGTAAAATCATCCGACTGATACAGCAACTCATGCACCATCGCAATAGAATGAACACGATTCTGAGCTTCAGTAAGCCTGATTTTTTCAACCTCGTTCACGGAACGAAATACCTGAAGCTGAAGCAGACCTACCACAATGGCAAGGTTATTCTTTACCCGGTGATGAATTTCTTGAAGGAGCGTTTCTTTTTCGTGTAAAGAAGCCTGAATTTTTTTCCTGTTCTTATCGAGCTCGGTCATGTCTATAACAGTAATAAGCATTTCAGACACTTCTCCATCATCATCATCATATACAGCCCCAGCCGTAACATCGACAATCACCTTTTCCCCTTTTTTGTTGGTGCGAACAACCTGCTTGTTCATCTCGCCCTCCTCTTTGATCAGATTCGCCAATTCAAGGAATTCTTCTTCATCGCCCTCCTTTACATGGGGCAAGAATTTTCCAATAACTTCTTCCTTGGTCCATCCAAATAACTGCTCCGCCGCAGGGTTCCAAAAATCGAGCACTATCCCATTTATATCCAAAGAGTAAATGGCTACCGGGGAAGCATCAATAAGGGCTCGTAGACGCTTATTCGTTAGTTTAAGTGTTTCTTCAGCTTCGATAAGTTCATGAATATTAGTGGCTACACCTGTCCAACTTAACACTTCACCTTTATCATTTAAGTGCGGATAAGTGATTACTTGAAATGATTTATATACACCCGCTGCATTTTTTAACCGGTGAACTTTACTTATGCTTTTCTTTGCATTTTTAGCTTTGTCCCATTCTTCTTTCAGTGATTCTACTTCTTCCTCATGGAGGTAGTCACTCCATAGCCAGTCACTTAAATCTTCTGATGACTTCCCAAAGTAGGCAAGTCCCTTATGGTTCATATAATTAGGCGAGCCTTCCAGGTCTGAAGTCCAGATTATATGAGGTATACTTTCTAAAAGGAGCCGGTACTTTTCCTCTTTCTGTACCAATTCCTGCTCACTTCTAACCTGTTTAGTGATGTCTTTCATGGAGCCATAAATCCAAGCGTCCCCTTTATCCATCAATCTGAATATTACCTCCAGATACTTAATCTTGTCAGGGAGATGAAGCGAAACTTTGAGGCTTACGTCTTCTTCGGTTTCTAAACAGCGCTCAATTGCTTCTCCTAATCTCTCACGGTCTTTTTCACTGAAGAGTTTAGCCTGCTCTTCTACATGGGGTATTTCCTGGTCTTCTGGCACCTCAAAAATCTGATACATTCCCGCCGTCCAAATCAATTCCTCTGTTCTGTGGCGATACTCGAAGCTCCCTTTGAGGGTCATCAGCTCGGTATCTGTGAGTAAATTGCGAGTACGTTCCAGCTCATCTTGTACTTCAGATTTCTCAGTAAAATCCTGTGCAATAATCAGGAAATGAACATCACCTTCATGTTCAACTTTCTTTGCTTCTATATCAACGTTTAGCTTTCTGCCATCTTTGGTCGCCACTACCCAATGTTCTTTGGGAGGCGTGCCATACTTCAAGAAGTGCTGACTGGCTTTTACCGCCTTTCTTTGAGCAGGTGAGTCAAGGAGGATTGTTAATGATTCTCCCTCAATCTCATTTTCCTTGTACCCCAGTTTGTTGCAAAATGCAGCATTGGCAAATTTAATGCTAAGTGAACGGTCGGTTAGCACCGTAGCTACTAAATTACTTTGTAGCAAAGCTTTGCCAAATATGTATTCTGCTTTTTCCAATTGAAGAATTTTATCCGGTTTTGAATCAGTTATAACAATAGCTTAACTGATTCTTAGTGGTTTTACAAATAGAAGTAGCTACTCTAGGTTTTGATTAATAGACCATCTCTCAGCTTTTGGATTTTCTTCAGTTTTGGTTTCTGGATTACTTACTAACCACCTTAGAATATTGAAACTATCCTCATTATCGAGGTCACTGATTTCGAGCCCCAATCCTCCTGCACCAGAGGCAGCAACAGCCTTAAGGTTTTGAATATTTTTCATTTGTTGAAAAGGATTTTGTGAGCTTTCAATATTTTGCACTCTCTTCTTTTTTACGAGTGCCGTTGTTCTTGAAAGTACCCGATACCTCATCCTTAGAATTCGGTCTCCAAGCCCAACAGCAGCATCCCTATACTGTAGCCATCCCAGGTAGGTAGCAAGCGGTATAAGCAGCAAAGAAAGCCATCCATACTCGATGAAGTACCAAACAATGGGAACGAGTAGAATCAAGACATAATTGGGTCTTCGCAGGTAGCGAAAAAGGGTGCGTTTTGGAGGCTTTATTGAATACTCAGGCTCGTCATACTCTTCTAAAAATTCATTCAAAAAAGCACTTACATTTGATGCTGAAATGAATGGAACCAACACAATAGATCTTCCTTGCTGGGTTTGATCATAGCCAGCGCTTTCCACATTAATCATGCCATACCCAAAAGGCTGGCGAATCACGCCTTCTATAAACCGTACAGCCTGAATGCGATCGAAAGGAACCGTGATGTGTTTCCGCTCCAGCAATCCACTGGTTATAATTAATTCCTCGGATGTTTTTTCTAATCTAAAATCTGAGTACCTGAAAATCACCCCAAGAAAAGAAAGCGCCCATGAAATAATAAAGATGACTAATACAATACCAACAATAAGCGTTACGTCATTATAGCCGGGTAAAGCTTCATAAACATACTCTATGGTCTCCTCATTAATGAATTCATCCAGCTGGCCAGAAGCCGCACCAAGTATTGAAGCAATCAATCCAAAATTACCTGATGTAAAAGCCGCATAGACTAAATCTTTGGTAGACAATTTCCAGGTTGAAATTATTTCATCTTCATTTTCAGCATAAGCATCAGTTTCTGAATCTTCGATATCTTCATCTTGACCCGGTGAAGCACTACCATTTCTTTTATTACGAAGTTCGGTTCGCATTGCCTCTGCTTCATCTCTTGAAATGGCGCTGATGGTAGCAGTATCTGTCCCTCCTCCTGCCGTCTTCACCTCAAGCTGAACGAGGCCAAACATCCGCTGCAGAACCCCTTCCGTTATATCTATCACCTGTATCCTGTCTTTCGACATGTACATATTACTTTTAACAAGCACTCCTTTTTTAATCTGGAGCTCATCCCCTTCAACGCGGTATTTAAACATCCACCAACTGAATACGCCACTTATCAGGGTGATAGCAATACCTCCAAGTAAGAAGTACAGGAAGTAGCCTTCGGTATTGGATGTACCGATGAATAGAAGGATAACAATGGTTACAAAATTCTGTTTAATTGTCGTCAGCACCTTTGATATTGCCGCAACCGGATGCTGACGCTTAAATTCAGACATCATCTTTTACCCTTTGCACCAGTGTTGAAATTGTGGAACGCAGATCGTTAGCCGTCTCATCATCTAAAGCCGGTATTTCATGTGTGGTAGCTGCTGTAGATATAGTGACGGAGGAAAGCCCAAACTTCCGGTACACAGGCCCCTGCCGAGTATCAACGTGTTGGACGCGGTTTATTGGAACTAGAGTTCTTTTTTTTATGATGATTCCCCGAAGCATGTCTACTTCTTTTTCTGAAACATCATATTTCCAGCGTCTCCATCTAATTTTTGGAAGTATCAATCCAGTAAGCAGGTAACATATAACAGACAGTAAAGCTATGGGAGAAAATACAAGCCAATCAATACCGAAATACCACGGTCTTGAAGAATCAAGGTTATAATTAAAAGCTAAAGCCGTATAAATAATAAGGGGGGCAAACCAAAGGATTCCGTACAAAAGTGCATTAACTCTCCAGGCTTTAATTGCATTTCTGTGGATACGTGTAGCGGGCTCTGGATTCATACCGTGTTTTTAATAGTGCCTGATTTAGAAAAAAAGAGTATAAATAAGATAAGCGTTTAAAATCTGCATAAAATGAAAAAAGCCACACAATGGTGGCTTTTTTTGAAAAGGCTGTGCAGGAAACTACATAGCGTTTTTCTTTTCCTGAATTTCTTGGCGAATTTCGTGAGAAAGCTTCTTAAGGGTCATCAAGTGCTTGCGTGCACGTGTACCAGCAGCTTTATTTCCTTTCTCATAAAATTTACCCATTTCAACCTGTAGTTCTTCTACTAAGTTGTTTATATCGTCCATTCTACTCATGTGTTGTACTCCTTGTAATTTTATTTCGGTTAACGGTATTTATGAATTCTAAATACCTATCTATTAAAATCTACTGTGTACTAAACAGTAATAAAATCTGTCCTAATTTAATAAATAAGTGACTAAATACATTGTTTTCTTTAGTTCTGAGTTATAGGGACTTCTTCCCGACTTGTTCCCTTTATATCATCCACACCAAACATGAGGACAAGGCCAACAATAAGAAGCAGT
Proteins encoded in this region:
- a CDS encoding histone H1 gives rise to the protein MSRMDDINNLVEELQVEMGKFYEKGNKAAGTRARKHLMTLKKLSHEIRQEIQEKKNAM